The following are encoded together in the Nymphaea colorata isolate Beijing-Zhang1983 chromosome 14, ASM883128v2, whole genome shotgun sequence genome:
- the LOC116267412 gene encoding DNA polymerase zeta processivity subunit, whose translation MDHKDKSEQGEITQVLIEFLEVAINSIVFLKGIYPPGAFERHRYMNVAVQRARHPQLHEYIHFAVSSLRPFLQKGLVERVVVIFYNKDHVPAEKFVFKLSFNQSSNLGESTGLGFALRSFLVKLSVAEPVTRALPVDCRWEITAYFHSLPCVENDSKEAQMWVPTDTKHWQHPPIITPIKSMNSELMNLQLYLEHPQPTE comes from the exons ATGGACCACAAAGACAAGTCTGAACAAG GAGAAATTACACAAGTTCTGATTGAGTTTTTGGAGGTTGCTATCAACTCTATTGTCTTCCTTAAAGGGATTTATCCTCCTG GTGCATTTGAGAGGCATCGCTACATGAATGTTGCTGTTCAAAGGGCTCGTCATCCTCAACTCCATGAGTACATCCATTTTGCAGTGTCCAGCTTACGACCTTTCTTACAAAAG GGATTGGTGGAGAGAGTTGttgtcattttttacaataaggATCACGTGCCTGCCGAGAAATTTGTTTTCAAGCTCTCTTTCAACCAATCGTCCAATTTGGGGGAATCAACAGGTCTGGGGTTTGCTCTGAGGTCCTTCCTGGTAAAACTTTCGGTGGCTGAACCAGTTACAAGGGCTCTACCAGTTG ATTGCCGGTGGGAAATTACTGCCTACTTTCATTCCTTACCTTGTGTCGAGAACGATAGTAAGGAAGCACAGATGTGGGTTCCTACGGACACGAAGCACTGGCAACATCCACCAATTATTACACCGATCAAGTCAATGAATAGTGAGCTGATGAACTTACAGCTATACCTAGAGCATCCACAGCCGACAGAATGA